A part of Paenibacillus sp. sptzw28 genomic DNA contains:
- a CDS encoding DUF421 domain-containing protein, with protein MDFFKSQESLTTMGWILRGIVGFVFLIIAAKMMGQRSISQLRFLDFIIALTLGNIIAHPLSDEQLGLKGSMITTVSLVILYIVAIWLSLKIPLFKQFFDPPAITLIQEGKLDYRNLSKAKLTIDFLYAELRKSSVEDISKVAFAAWEPGGTLSVFVNTAYQPVTPADLKLPMQPFNLTKPIIADGHIEHTLLSEIGKDREWLETEILPHSLNNVILATVDSILKVKVHVVRRP; from the coding sequence GTGGATTTTTTTAAAAGCCAAGAGTCATTGACGACAATGGGATGGATTTTACGGGGGATTGTCGGATTTGTATTTCTAATAATTGCGGCCAAAATGATGGGCCAGCGTTCAATATCACAGCTTAGGTTTCTTGATTTCATTATCGCGTTAACGCTGGGAAATATTATTGCGCATCCACTGTCGGACGAGCAACTTGGGCTAAAGGGCTCCATGATTACGACCGTTTCGCTCGTGATCCTATACATAGTCGCGATATGGCTCAGTCTAAAAATCCCACTGTTTAAACAATTTTTCGATCCGCCAGCGATCACCCTTATTCAGGAGGGGAAGCTTGATTACCGGAACCTATCTAAAGCGAAGTTAACTATTGATTTCTTGTATGCGGAGCTGAGAAAATCGAGCGTAGAGGATATCTCGAAGGTTGCTTTTGCTGCATGGGAGCCAGGCGGTACACTATCCGTCTTCGTAAATACGGCTTATCAGCCTGTAACTCCGGCTGATCTGAAACTACCCATGCAACCATTCAATCTGACCAAACCGATTATTGCGGATGGCCACATTGAACATACGCTGTTAAGCGAGATCGGTAAAGACCGCGAATGGCTGGAAACGGAAATACTGCCCCACTCATTGAACAACGTTATCTTGGCAACAGTAGATAGTATACTTAAAGTGAAGGTACACGTGGTTAGGAGACCATAA